The window ATCATCATTGGAATTCCATCTTCCCAAATACAATCCAACATCTGAATTATAATCAAACAAGAAGAGGTTACCTAAATAATCAACTCGTATGGAATCTATAATTGCTAATTGCAAATTAGCATCCTCAATGCCTTTTTCGTTTTTGGATTCACAGGCAAAAACAAATAACAGTAAAAAGAAAAGTAAGTATTGATTTTTCATATTGGAAAAGTACTTCATACCACTAAATATAAAAACATAATAAATCTTAAAATCTAAATCAGTAAAGTCTCTGATTACTAAAACCTCATCTTTCCAATCTGTACTTCCAAATATTCCTTTAGCTCCTCTCCTTCTATCACTTGAATTTCCCCAGGTAAACCTAGAATAAATCTTCCTATTCCGGGAAGTTGTGGAATATCGCCTTCGAAGAAATATTGATTTCTGTTTTTGGTTTGAATATAAGGTTTAGCATCAGGGTACTCTTCCATCATAAGCTGATAAGCTCGCTTACTTAATTTCAAATGAATATGGAAATTGTTTTTTCCCGAAAAACCAAATAATCCTTGTTCCAAATGTTCATGTTTATCTATATAGGCAAAATTGTTTATAGTCAATTGCACATCCCCTATTCTCTCAATTTTAAAGACTTTCATCATTTGACTTTCTATCTCAAAGGCATGAATAGAGTCAAAATTTTTGCTAAAAGAAACGGGTTCTACAAGTCTATCCATAATGGAATCACTACTTGGTGAATAGTAATCTTTCAATATCACCTGCTGTTTGTTTTTTATGGCATCTACCAAAAGATCTACAAAGCGACCCAAATTAGCATTAAAAAGCTGGTTGATACTTTGTTGAAAATCTGATCGAATAGTGATTTTCTGAAGAATGGAGTCTTTCAAAAGATTTTTCTTAGGCTGTTTCTTGATCAAGCCTGCAAGGAAATTGATTTCTTCTTCCGAGAATGTCCCAAAGTTGTATTCATCTGGATTTTCTATCCTATCGACGATTTTGAATTTGGAGTGTTCT is drawn from Belliella baltica DSM 15883 and contains these coding sequences:
- a CDS encoding helix-turn-helix transcriptional regulator, producing the protein MAEASQVEQQKILRIFKLINLLRSNIGKPVHKLAETLGTDTRTIYRYFKLLEALGFDVVKEHSKFKIVDRIENPDEYNFGTFSEEEINFLAGLIKKQPKKNLLKDSILQKITIRSDFQQSINQLFNANLGRFVDLLVDAIKNKQQVILKDYYSPSSDSIMDRLVEPVSFSKNFDSIHAFEIESQMMKVFKIERIGDVQLTINNFAYIDKHEHLEQGLFGFSGKNNFHIHLKLSKRAYQLMMEEYPDAKPYIQTKNRNQYFFEGDIPQLPGIGRFILGLPGEIQVIEGEELKEYLEVQIGKMRF